GGGCCCTATTACTGAAATAGGGCCCCTCTAAGTAATTGGGGGAAAGCAGAACATTCGAAGCATGGAGGTTCAAGCTTGTTTACAATGCCTTTATTATGAACAAGAGTTTGATTGTATTGTGAACCTTGCTTCAGATCCTGTCTTCTGCCCTGTGTAAAGCAGTACTGTAGTTTGTGTTGGGAtacattttaaacaattttcacaTTCTATACTGTAATCATGGTACacatctcatttttttaaaatctttctttgaTTGCGGTGTGAACCTTGCTTCAGAACTGGTCTTCTGCCCTGTGTAAAGCAGTACCGCAGCACTGTAGTTTGTGTTAGGAtacattttaaacaattttcatatcACTCTATACTATAATCATGGTACACATCTCACTTTTTTGtaaaatctttcttctttttccaacagAAGCCACCACCGCCATGGGGGACGAAACACTGAGGCTCCGCCTCTACAAAATCCTATGGGGCCCCGTGAAACAGGCCTTCCTCTACGTATTTCACCAGACATATGCCCAGACGACCAGCGTCTACGAATTTGCTTTTCATCACCCGGATCTGTTCACAAAGGGGGAACTTTTATCTCTTGAGTTTGAGCGGAAGGTCAACTGCTACGGCATCCCATTACTCTTCAGCATCATTAGATCAAGTTGCAACCCGCCATTGGCGCCTTCTACGGCTGGCGTGTGGGAAGAACCGGCTTGCAGCTCTGACCTGGAAACTGCAGACGTGGCTTTAGAGAAGCTGATAGTGATGCTTGCAATGATTTATGAAGAAGCAGCAGACCTCAACAAGCCTTTGGGTGAGGAGGAATACAACAAGAAGGTGACTAGTATTAAGCATTGCCTACAGTACCTGATTGAAGGAGCCGGGAAGTTCGATGTGTCTGGTCGTTGGGGAGAGTATCTGGAGAAGATTCTGAATGTGCTGACCGAAATTGATCAGAGAGAAGTCTTTCCAGTTGAAGAAATAGCAGGTATGTGCTTTAGTCCATCATTTGATTTCGTTAggtgttttaaatattaaaaatggtagTGCCTGAGATCTAACTTGGTCTGTTAGATTCAGAAGACTTATTTGGTTTAGATAGATCTTTGTGAATTTATATTCGAGGGAAATCTTTTGAAATTTAAGTATCAAATCAGTT
This window of the Macrobrachium rosenbergii isolate ZJJX-2024 chromosome 47, ASM4041242v1, whole genome shotgun sequence genome carries:
- the LOC136830594 gene encoding uncharacterized protein isoform X2, which gives rise to MGDETLRLRLYKILWGPVKQAFLYVFHQTYAQTTSVYEFAFHHPDLFTKGELLSLEFERKVNCYGIPLLFSIIRSSCNPPLAPSTAGVWEEPACSSDLETADVALEKLIVMLAMIYEEAADLNKPLGEEEYNKKVTSIKHCLQYLIEGAGKFDVSGRWGEYLEKILNVLTEIDQREVFPVEEIADDIKTELKMSYHLYFC
- the LOC136830594 gene encoding uncharacterized protein isoform X1, which produces MWKGELYTEPFLHREATTAMGDETLRLRLYKILWGPVKQAFLYVFHQTYAQTTSVYEFAFHHPDLFTKGELLSLEFERKVNCYGIPLLFSIIRSSCNPPLAPSTAGVWEEPACSSDLETADVALEKLIVMLAMIYEEAADLNKPLGEEEYNKKVTSIKHCLQYLIEGAGKFDVSGRWGEYLEKILNVLTEIDQREVFPVEEIAGRLFD